In the Arachis ipaensis cultivar K30076 chromosome B10, Araip1.1, whole genome shotgun sequence genome, one interval contains:
- the LOC107620371 gene encoding E3 UFM1-protein ligase 1 homolog, with product MVDMLLHDLDEQNKLKNGVELQEAPSSESISVSPGDRVAISKSFPRPLADKALAVVEALEGKDGISNFATNLVVKVYVIHCQQFFNLQLRPVG from the exons ATGGTGGATATGCTTCTTCATGATCTG GATGAACAGAACAAATTGAAGAACGGTGTTGAGCTTCAGGAGGCTCCAAGTTCTGAATCTATTTCAGTTAGTCCTGGAGACAGAGTTGCAATT TCCAAGAGTTTTCCTAGACCTCTAGCAGATAAGGCTCTTGCTGTTGTAGAAGCATTGGAGGGAAAGGATGGCATTTCTAATTTTGCAACAAATCTTGTTGTTAAGGTTTATGTAATTCATTGCCAACAATTTTTCAATTTACAGTTGCGACCAGTTGGGTGA